In Anaerosporomusa subterranea, the genomic window GCCGCACTCCAGCCGATGCGGTAGCCTAGAAATGTCATCAGCGCCAGCATCAGTGCACTGTTTAATAAACTGGCAACCAACATGGCTGCCATTGGCAAAAAAATATGTTCTTTAAAAACCTTTTGTTCCGCCAAGCCAGCCAAATAGCCAATAGCCATCTTGGATAAAGTATGAATACCAAAAATGTTGCCTGAAGCCAAATCTTGCAGCAAACCGGAGAAAAAGCCAATGCCTACAGCTTTTTCACGTCCACACAGCAGGCCGCAGGACACAGTGAAGATCAGCAGCAAATCAGGCTTAACCGCAGCTGATAATAGCTGCGGCAAAATCGTCGCCTGCAAGAGCAATAAAACGAGAACGCTCAGTACTAACACGCCTACCTGTTTCATCGTACCTGCCCCGTTGGAACAGGCTGCGCAGGTTGACCCGGTACCGGGCTAAGCTGTTCGCGCGAGCGGACAAGAACCTGAACCTCTTCTAGTCTATCAAAATCAGCAGCGGGCTTCAAGGTAGCATATTTTAACAGACCGCCTTCTGCGTTGACGACTTCTGTCACTTCGCCAATGAGTAGCCCTTTGGGATAAATACCTCCTAGACCAGAGGTAATAATTTTATCGCCTTTAATCACATCCGCGTCGCGGGCCAGATTCACCATACGCGGTGCCAGCGACGGGGCGTCTGCACCTTCAACAATACCGGCCACGCGCGATTCTGGTCGTTGTACTAAAGAGCCAACCGCGCTTTTTCCATCTGTCAGCAGCAATACTTTGGCAGAATGCGGAAATGCTTGAACAACATTGCCGATCAGGCCACGAGATGTTACCACCGGCATATCTTTATTAATACCGTCAGCTGAGCCGCGATCGATCATTACCGTGCTTGTCCATGATCCAGGATCGCGGGCAATCACAGAGGCAATCACAAAATCAAACTGGGGCATACTTTTCTTATAGTCAAGAGTTGCCTTTAGCCGCGTATTCTCTGCCAGCACTTCATTTAGTTGCAGTATCTGCTGACGCAGTTGCTCGTTTTCTACTTTCAACATTTGGTTATCTCGATAGGCGGTAGCAATGTCTCCGACGAAGCGGACAGACGAACGGATCTGGTAGCTCACTTTTGCCAAGGCACTCTCAAAAGGAGTAAGCACCACTGCCACCAATCTTTCTGCTACCGGAAACCGAAACTTACCTACACCGGCCGAGGCAGCCAGCAGAAATACGGTGAACACCGCAACCGCCAGCACCACCGACCGCTTTTGCAACATGCGCACCTGTTGTCTCCTCTCTCAGCCAGGTCTTCTGGCATTCTCTCTACCTTACGCAATTAGCTGCGACGCGACGACGAAATCAGGACTCGCTTCAGCAGTTCGATACTCTCGAGTGCCTTGCCTGTTCCATTGGCCACGCACTGTAACGCATCTTCTGATACATGAACCGGCATGCCGGTTTCTTGCGCTAAAAGGACGTCAAGGCCGTGTAACAACGAACCGCCACCAGTCATAACGATTCCCCGATCCATCACATCTGCCGACAATTCTGGGGGAGTCTTTTCCAGAGTAGCTTTGACCGCTTCGATAATTCCAAGCACGGGTTCACTCAGGGCGTGTTGAACCTCTTTAGCGCTGAGAGTAAGCGTTTTGGGCAGACCAGTGACCATGTCACGCCCGCGGACTTCAAACGTCTGATTCTCGGGCGGCGTTATTGCCGATCCCATAGTAATCTTAACTTGCTCAGCTGTGCGTTCACCAATCATCATGTTATAGCTACGCTTAACGTATTGGATAATTGCTTCATCAAGCTCATCGCCGCCAATACGGATCGATTTCGAGTTTACAATACCGCCGAGCGAGATAACCGCAACCTCGGTAGTACCGCCACCGATATCGACTACCATGTTGCCAGTAGGCTCATATACCGGTAAACCAGCACCAATGGCTGCAGCCATTGGTTCTTCAATTAAATATGCTTCTCTCGCGCCAGCCTGTACCGTTGCATCAATGACAGCCCGCTTTTCGACCTCAGTCACGCCAGAGGGTACACCAACAATGATGCGCGGCCGAATAAAGCTACGCTTACCAAGACATTTTTGAATAAAGTATTTCAACATCGACTGAGTCACATCAAAATCAGCGATGACTCCGTCTTTTAGCGGACGAATGGCAATAATATTGCCTGGCGTCCGTCCTAACATCTGTTTCGCCTCTTCGCCAACTGCCAAAACCTCACCAGTGTCACGTTGAATTGCGACAACAGAAGGCTCATTTAAGACGATTCCCCGTCCGCGGACAAAAACTAGTGTATTGGCGGTGCCCAGATCTATCCCCATATCGCGTGAAAACGATCCAAATAGATTCACTTAGAATCACGACTCCCTTCAATCCTACATACTCTCATATTATTCCCTTATCTTTCATGCTTACATACTTACCATCGCCAATAATTACGTGGTCTAGGACCGGTATCTCAAGCAGTTTTCCTGCTTCCATCAAACGACGGGTTACTTCGATGTCCTCGCGGCTGGGAGCAGGGTCACCGCTCGGATGGTTGTGCACCAA contains:
- the mreD gene encoding rod shape-determining protein MreD → MKQVGVLVLSVLVLLLLQATILPQLLSAAVKPDLLLIFTVSCGLLCGREKAVGIGFFSGLLQDLASGNIFGIHTLSKMAIGYLAGLAEQKVFKEHIFLPMAAMLVASLLNSALMLALMTFLGYRIGWSAAMSGEILPSLLYNVLFSVPVHQTVYRLAKRWD
- the mreC gene encoding rod shape-determining protein MreC — encoded protein: MLQKRSVVLAVAVFTVFLLAASAGVGKFRFPVAERLVAVVLTPFESALAKVSYQIRSSVRFVGDIATAYRDNQMLKVENEQLRQQILQLNEVLAENTRLKATLDYKKSMPQFDFVIASVIARDPGSWTSTVMIDRGSADGINKDMPVVTSRGLIGNVVQAFPHSAKVLLLTDGKSAVGSLVQRPESRVAGIVEGADAPSLAPRMVNLARDADVIKGDKIITSGLGGIYPKGLLIGEVTEVVNAEGGLLKYATLKPAADFDRLEEVQVLVRSREQLSPVPGQPAQPVPTGQVR
- a CDS encoding rod shape-determining protein — protein: MNLFGSFSRDMGIDLGTANTLVFVRGRGIVLNEPSVVAIQRDTGEVLAVGEEAKQMLGRTPGNIIAIRPLKDGVIADFDVTQSMLKYFIQKCLGKRSFIRPRIIVGVPSGVTEVEKRAVIDATVQAGAREAYLIEEPMAAAIGAGLPVYEPTGNMVVDIGGGTTEVAVISLGGIVNSKSIRIGGDELDEAIIQYVKRSYNMMIGERTAEQVKITMGSAITPPENQTFEVRGRDMVTGLPKTLTLSAKEVQHALSEPVLGIIEAVKATLEKTPPELSADVMDRGIVMTGGGSLLHGLDVLLAQETGMPVHVSEDALQCVANGTGKALESIELLKRVLISSSRRS